A single region of the Marinilabiliales bacterium genome encodes:
- a CDS encoding transcriptional regulator, with protein sequence MTLSCFLKDKRRQLNLNQQQLARKAGVGLRFIRDLEQGKTTLRMDKVNQVLKLFGQELGPQPMNREKLINDEKSKSIHVQ encoded by the coding sequence ATGACATTGTCCTGTTTTCTTAAAGATAAAAGAAGACAACTAAATCTGAATCAGCAGCAATTGGCCAGGAAAGCTGGTGTCGGATTGCGATTTATACGTGATCTTGAGCAGGGTAAAACAACCTTGAGAATGGATAAAGTAAATCAGGTTTTGAAACTGTTCGGACAGGAACTTGGGCCACAACCAATGAACCGTGAAAAACTTATAAATGATGAGAAAAGCAAGAGTATACATGTACAATGA
- a CDS encoding type II toxin-antitoxin system HipA family toxin — protein sequence MRRCLYCYEPLGEDISEFHSKCSVKIFGTPDPPDLPYSEDQMLQLAEKVVKSQTTVTGVQPKLSLHLEKPAKKDKPQRFTIVGLWGGYILKPPTNQYKFLPELEDLTMHLAEISGIDVVPHSLIRLSSGKLSYITRRIDRTNGARIHMEDMCQLTERLTEQKYNGSHEQIGKAIVKYSTNPGLDIINFFEQVLFSFLTGNADMHLKNFSLIDRPELGYMLSPAYDMVASKLVVEGDEEELALTLNGKKKKIGKRDFFEALYRFNVDRKAVENIFSKFRSSVEKWHDFIDISFLPEYMKKSYHNTIRERVDRMY from the coding sequence ATGAGACGATGTTTATATTGTTATGAACCATTAGGAGAAGACATTTCGGAATTTCACAGTAAATGCTCCGTTAAAATATTCGGAACACCTGATCCCCCTGATTTGCCCTATTCAGAAGATCAAATGCTACAGCTTGCTGAAAAGGTAGTTAAATCTCAAACTACTGTGACAGGGGTACAACCAAAATTATCTTTGCATCTGGAAAAACCGGCAAAGAAAGACAAACCCCAACGATTTACAATAGTAGGACTCTGGGGTGGATACATTTTAAAACCACCAACAAATCAATACAAGTTTCTTCCTGAACTCGAAGATCTTACCATGCATCTTGCTGAAATTTCAGGAATTGATGTAGTGCCCCATTCTCTTATCAGGCTAAGTTCCGGTAAACTTTCATACATTACCAGGAGGATTGACAGGACAAATGGGGCCAGAATTCATATGGAAGATATGTGCCAGCTTACAGAAAGACTAACTGAACAAAAATATAACGGGTCACATGAACAAATCGGGAAAGCCATCGTCAAATACTCGACCAATCCGGGATTAGATATTATTAATTTCTTTGAACAAGTTCTTTTCTCATTCCTTACGGGAAATGCAGATATGCATTTAAAGAATTTTTCTCTTATTGACAGACCGGAACTGGGTTACATGTTAAGTCCGGCTTATGACATGGTTGCATCAAAGCTTGTTGTGGAAGGTGACGAAGAAGAACTGGCTCTCACCTTAAACGGGAAAAAAAAGAAAATAGGAAAGAGAGACTTTTTTGAGGCATTATACAGATTTAATGTTGACCGAAAGGCTGTTGAAAACATATTCAGTAAATTCAGGTCATCAGTTGAAAAATGGCATGATTTTATTGATATCAGCTTTCTCCCGGAATATATGAAAAAATCATATCATAATACGATCAGGGAGAGGGTAGACAGGATGTATTAA
- a CDS encoding phosphatidylinositol kinase, protein MRKARVYMYNELAGFLIESVDGYSFNYDVNYLNGSVAKPVSLTLPLQEKPYVSRILFPFFDGLIPEGWLLEIAQRNWKLDSRDRMGLLLACCKDCIGAVSIEADNS, encoded by the coding sequence ATGAGAAAAGCAAGAGTATACATGTACAATGAACTGGCCGGTTTTTTAATTGAATCCGTAGACGGTTATTCATTTAATTATGATGTGAATTACCTGAACGGATCAGTGGCTAAACCAGTCAGTCTCACCCTGCCCTTACAGGAAAAACCTTATGTGAGCAGAATTTTGTTTCCTTTTTTTGATGGATTGATTCCTGAAGGCTGGTTGCTGGAGATTGCACAAAGGAACTGGAAACTCGATTCCCGTGACAGGATGGGTTTGTTACTTGCATGCTGCAAAGATTGTATTGGTGCAGTCAGTATCGAAGCCGATAACTCATAA